Proteins encoded together in one Lysinibacillus sp. FSL K6-0232 window:
- a CDS encoding VOC family protein: protein MHFHQKPNIYVTNVEIKVSDLQRSLQYYQEVIGFQILQQEAYQATLTADGQTALLTLIQPEIVEEKVGQTTGLYHFALLLPSRRDLANIINHFHQKSVYFGASDHHVSEALYLNDPDGNGIEVYADRSEHEWLWHFNEVYMVTEPLHIRSILAEGDGHWNGLPANTVMGHIHLSVANLMEAEQFYTKGLGFTIVARYGTQALFISTGRYHHHIGLNTWQSANAPKLGVNQIGLKTFSLQLTNEEQAATIKANLQTLGAPVIELEKGLQTEDPAGNVVLLKF from the coding sequence ATGCATTTTCATCAAAAACCTAACATATATGTTACAAACGTTGAAATAAAGGTAAGTGATCTACAACGCTCCTTACAGTATTATCAAGAAGTAATCGGCTTTCAAATTTTGCAACAAGAAGCCTATCAAGCAACTTTAACAGCAGATGGACAAACAGCATTATTAACACTTATTCAGCCTGAAATAGTAGAAGAAAAAGTAGGTCAAACCACTGGCTTATATCACTTTGCTCTACTATTACCGAGCCGCCGTGATTTAGCCAACATTATTAATCATTTTCATCAAAAGAGCGTATACTTTGGAGCTTCTGATCATCATGTCAGTGAAGCACTTTACTTAAATGATCCTGATGGTAATGGTATTGAAGTATATGCAGATCGTTCTGAGCATGAATGGCTATGGCATTTTAATGAGGTGTATATGGTAACGGAGCCGCTTCATATTCGTTCTATCTTAGCAGAAGGTGATGGTCACTGGAATGGGCTACCTGCTAACACCGTAATGGGGCATATTCATTTATCTGTTGCTAATTTAATGGAAGCTGAACAGTTTTATACAAAGGGATTAGGGTTTACTATTGTAGCACGCTATGGCACACAAGCATTGTTTATTTCTACGGGACGCTATCACCACCATATTGGCTTAAATACTTGGCAATCAGCAAATGCACCAAAGCTCGGTGTAAATCAGATCGGTTTAAAAACATTTTCATTGCAGTTAACTAATGAGGAGCAAGCCGCAACAATAAAAGCAAATCTTCAGACACTTGGCGCACCTGTTATAGAGCTAGAAAAAGGGCTCCAAACAGAGGACCCTGCTGGTAATGTAGTGTTATTAAAATTCTAA
- the trmL gene encoding tRNA (uridine(34)/cytosine(34)/5-carboxymethylaminomethyluridine(34)-2'-O)-methyltransferase TrmL, whose amino-acid sequence MKCHSKKFLIRKCTVMPLHIVLYQPEIPANTGNIARTCAGTNTSLHLIRPLGFSTDDKMLKRAGLDYWHSVNVVYHDSLEDFIEFSKNGDVYLIETYSEEPFTTHDFSNQHRDIYFMFGKETTGLPKDFAYERRDMCLRIPQSEHVRSLNLSNTAAIVIYEALRQQGYPGLH is encoded by the coding sequence ATGAAATGCCATTCAAAGAAATTTTTAATAAGGAAGTGTACCGTTATGCCATTGCATATCGTTTTATATCAACCAGAAATCCCCGCAAATACAGGAAATATTGCCCGTACTTGTGCTGGTACAAATACATCATTGCATTTAATTCGTCCACTTGGTTTTTCCACAGACGATAAAATGCTAAAGCGTGCAGGGTTAGATTACTGGCATAGTGTCAATGTTGTCTATCATGACTCATTAGAGGACTTTATCGAATTCTCGAAAAATGGTGATGTTTATTTAATTGAAACATATAGCGAGGAACCATTTACCACACATGATTTTAGCAACCAGCATCGTGATATTTACTTTATGTTTGGAAAGGAAACAACAGGCTTGCCAAAGGACTTTGCCTATGAACGCCGAGATATGTGCTTGCGTATTCCGCAAAGTGAGCATGTGCGTTCATTGAATCTATCCAATACGGCAGCAATCGTTATTTATGAGGCATTGCGTCAACAAGGTTATCCAGGATTACACTAA
- the queG gene encoding tRNA epoxyqueuosine(34) reductase QueG has product MNIHDLQRDFVAYAMSIGVDKIGFTTAAPFTELKNRLRRQQELGYQSGFEESDIEKRTEPLQLLDEAESIVAIAVAYPSRMQNAPRGKKGARRGIFCRASWGVDYHTALRERLALLSAWLEDRVEGVRIQSMVDTGALVDRAVAERAGIGWSGKNCSIITPEFGSYVYLGELITNIPFAPDQPMEDECGDCRLCLDVCPTGALIEGGQLDAQRCIAFLTQTKGMLPDEFRSHIGNRLYGCDTCQTVCPKNKGKVNWIHEEFQPDPELAKPLLTPLLTISNRAFKESFGHVSGSWRGKKPIQRNAILALAHFKEEAAVPDLIALLQKDERPVIRGTAAWALGKIGGEQAQAALFEAEATEQDEEVLAEIHKGLQFFVNVGVESLKSGENRS; this is encoded by the coding sequence ATGAACATACATGACCTACAACGTGATTTTGTGGCATATGCGATGTCCATTGGCGTTGATAAAATAGGTTTTACGACAGCAGCTCCCTTTACAGAATTAAAAAATCGATTGCGTCGTCAGCAAGAGCTTGGCTATCAATCAGGTTTTGAGGAAAGTGATATTGAAAAACGTACCGAACCCCTTCAATTATTAGATGAAGCAGAGAGCATTGTGGCGATAGCTGTTGCCTATCCTTCACGTATGCAAAATGCACCTAGAGGTAAAAAGGGTGCAAGACGTGGGATATTTTGCCGTGCTTCTTGGGGTGTCGATTATCATACAGCATTACGTGAGCGCTTGGCGCTATTATCTGCATGGCTTGAGGACCGCGTTGAAGGTGTACGCATTCAATCAATGGTAGATACGGGTGCTCTTGTAGATAGAGCAGTAGCAGAACGAGCAGGAATAGGCTGGAGCGGCAAAAACTGCTCGATTATTACCCCTGAATTCGGCTCCTACGTCTATTTAGGAGAGCTTATTACAAATATTCCTTTTGCACCAGATCAGCCGATGGAGGATGAATGTGGGGATTGCCGTTTATGCTTAGATGTATGTCCAACAGGAGCATTAATTGAGGGAGGACAGCTAGATGCCCAGCGCTGTATTGCCTTTTTAACGCAGACGAAGGGAATGCTTCCAGATGAGTTTCGGAGTCATATTGGTAATCGTTTATATGGCTGTGATACATGTCAAACGGTATGTCCTAAAAATAAAGGAAAGGTTAACTGGATTCATGAGGAATTTCAGCCAGATCCAGAGCTTGCAAAGCCATTGCTAACGCCCCTTTTAACAATTTCTAATCGAGCATTTAAGGAAAGCTTTGGTCATGTTTCAGGCTCATGGCGGGGGAAAAAGCCTATTCAACGCAATGCGATTCTAGCACTTGCTCATTTTAAAGAGGAGGCTGCCGTGCCAGATTTAATTGCCTTGCTTCAAAAAGATGAACGGCCCGTTATTCGAGGTACAGCAGCATGGGCTTTAGGCAAAATAGGTGGGGAACAAGCACAAGCTGCCCTGTTTGAAGCAGAAGCGACAGAGCAAGATGAAGAGGTACTTGCAGAAATTCATAAAGGCTTACAGTTTTTTGTTAATGTTGGAGTGGAATCGCTCAAGTCTGGGGAGAATCGCTCATAA
- a CDS encoding B3/B4 domain-containing protein — protein MEISINQALLAQHPELKIGIIHYTKIVVAESPQMIKGRIQLYQENLFLEMQNQPVTQREGIAEWRQLWKKLGADPNRYRHSAESLMRRVSKQNYLTPFHSGVDINNFFSLQYEIPIGLYDIAQLKGNVEIALGDEETGYEGLNGRFNSLKNILYSHDDIGAFGSPFVDSKRTAVSEGTTEALHIFYLRPSLSAEAANELLAVAGKMFRQIHGGDYQIALLSNDAPSTTL, from the coding sequence TTGGAAATTTCGATTAATCAAGCTCTTTTAGCACAACATCCTGAGCTAAAAATCGGCATTATCCATTATACCAAAATTGTTGTGGCAGAATCGCCTCAAATGATTAAAGGTCGTATACAATTGTATCAGGAAAATCTCTTTCTAGAAATGCAGAACCAGCCTGTAACTCAGCGTGAAGGGATTGCAGAATGGCGACAGCTATGGAAAAAGCTTGGGGCTGATCCAAATCGCTATCGTCACTCAGCAGAAAGCTTAATGCGCCGAGTTAGTAAACAAAATTATTTAACACCTTTTCATTCAGGTGTTGATATCAATAATTTCTTCTCATTACAATACGAGATTCCTATTGGTCTCTATGATATAGCACAACTAAAAGGGAATGTGGAAATAGCTCTAGGTGATGAAGAAACTGGCTATGAAGGCTTAAATGGTCGCTTTAATTCATTAAAAAACATTCTCTACAGTCATGATGACATCGGAGCATTTGGCTCACCTTTTGTTGATTCTAAACGTACAGCCGTTTCAGAGGGCACAACTGAGGCATTACATATTTTTTACTTACGACCATCCTTGTCAGCTGAAGCAGCGAATGAGCTTCTTGCAGTGGCAGGTAAAATGTTTCGTCAAATTCATGGCGGTGATTATCAAATCGCCCTCTTATCAAATGATGCACCATCCACAACACTATAA
- a CDS encoding catalase — MTKHNDSAHEQDTTLTNRQGHPVTNNQNLRTVGNRGPATLENYDFLEKMSHFDRERIPERVVHARGAGAHGYFETYGTVGDEPISKYTRAKVFQDKGKQTPVFVRFSTVIHGGHSPETLRDPRGFAVKFYTEDGNWDLVGNNLKIFFIRDALKFPDMIHAFKPDPITNIQNVERFFDFCASSPETFHMVTFVYSPWGIPANYRMMQGSGVNTYKWVNHEGKAVLVKYHWEPLQGIKNLTQKEAEEIQQKNFNHATQDLYDAIERGEYPEWELYVQIMEDGPHPELDFDPLDDTKLWPNDQFPWYPVGKMVLNKNPEDYFAEVEQATFGTGVLVDGLDFSDDKMLQGRTFSYSDTQRHRVGANYLQLPINAPKKRVATNQSGGQMMYKRDLAPGQNPHINYEPSMLNGLKEATQAGKEYTPYVEGNLVRESIDRQSNTKQAGETYRNFEQWERDELLANLIRDLSVCHENIQNAMIALAEEADEEYGRLLKEGLHKARKNSSASKPLGNTNGNQAPQDAVNKGHDAEPY; from the coding sequence ATGACAAAGCACAATGATTCAGCACATGAGCAAGATACAACATTGACAAACAGACAAGGGCATCCCGTCACAAACAATCAAAATCTACGAACAGTGGGTAATCGTGGCCCTGCAACACTTGAAAATTATGATTTCCTAGAAAAAATGAGTCATTTTGACCGTGAAAGAATTCCAGAGCGAGTCGTGCATGCTCGTGGTGCTGGCGCACATGGTTATTTTGAAACCTATGGCACTGTGGGCGATGAGCCAATTTCTAAATATACACGTGCAAAGGTTTTTCAGGATAAAGGAAAGCAAACACCTGTCTTTGTGCGCTTTTCTACGGTTATTCATGGTGGTCATTCCCCCGAAACATTACGGGACCCACGAGGCTTTGCTGTAAAGTTTTATACAGAGGATGGCAACTGGGATTTAGTCGGCAATAATTTAAAAATCTTCTTTATTCGTGATGCGCTCAAATTCCCAGATATGATTCATGCCTTTAAGCCTGACCCTATTACAAATATCCAAAATGTGGAACGCTTTTTTGATTTTTGTGCCAGCTCACCAGAAACCTTCCATATGGTAACATTCGTCTACTCGCCTTGGGGCATTCCAGCAAATTATCGCATGATGCAGGGCTCTGGTGTTAATACGTACAAATGGGTGAATCATGAAGGAAAAGCCGTTCTTGTGAAATATCATTGGGAGCCGCTTCAAGGTATTAAAAATTTAACACAAAAAGAAGCAGAAGAAATTCAACAAAAAAACTTTAATCATGCTACACAGGATTTATATGATGCCATTGAACGTGGAGAATATCCTGAATGGGAGCTATATGTGCAAATTATGGAGGATGGTCCACATCCTGAGCTTGATTTCGATCCATTGGATGATACAAAGCTTTGGCCAAATGATCAATTCCCATGGTATCCTGTTGGCAAAATGGTGTTGAATAAAAACCCTGAAGATTATTTCGCTGAGGTAGAGCAGGCAACTTTCGGCACTGGTGTACTTGTCGATGGCTTGGATTTTTCAGATGATAAAATGCTGCAAGGTCGCACGTTTTCTTATTCAGATACACAGCGTCATCGCGTAGGCGCAAACTATTTACAGCTACCAATTAATGCACCGAAAAAGCGTGTCGCAACAAATCAAAGCGGTGGACAAATGATGTATAAACGCGATCTAGCACCTGGGCAAAATCCACATATTAATTATGAGCCTTCGATGTTAAATGGCTTAAAAGAAGCTACACAAGCTGGGAAAGAATATACACCATATGTAGAAGGAAACCTTGTGCGTGAGTCCATTGATCGTCAAAGCAATACAAAGCAAGCTGGGGAAACTTATCGCAACTTTGAGCAATGGGAGCGCGATGAGCTACTCGCAAATTTAATACGTGATTTATCGGTTTGCCATGAGAACATTCAAAATGCCATGATTGCTCTGGCAGAAGAAGCCGATGAAGAATACGGTCGCCTATTGAAGGAAGGATTGCATAAAGCTCGCAAAAATTCCAGCGCTTCAAAGCCACTTGGCAATACGAATGGTAATCAAGCCCCCCAAGACGCTGTTAATAAAGGGCATGATGCTGAGCCTTATTAA
- a CDS encoding S66 peptidase family protein encodes MKTTVPHLQKGDLVGVVALSSAVEPEKLGNALSFLDELGLRYIVGDTIYTQHHYLAGNDDMRLADFHEMVKNPQVKAIFCIAGGYGCARIAEKIDYALLEENPKIFWGFSDVTYLHCAINEYANLVTFHGPMLITASKLDDLSKKMFFQLFSPMEIQYTEAISPLTVIAEGIARGELIGGNLQRLVNTLGTKFEVCTDGKILLLEESGETIPKIDAMLQQLKQARKLEQLAGVVIGSFTQTDADKAALHIVMQEYFGDLTIPVMAGFKIGHETTNIAIPLGADAILDTQEKVLKILPGVYG; translated from the coding sequence ATGAAAACGACCGTACCACATTTACAAAAGGGCGATTTAGTAGGTGTTGTTGCTCTATCTAGCGCTGTAGAGCCCGAAAAACTAGGAAACGCACTATCTTTTTTAGATGAGTTAGGTCTTCGCTATATTGTCGGTGATACTATTTATACACAGCACCATTATTTAGCAGGTAATGATGACATGAGATTAGCAGATTTCCATGAGATGGTGAAAAATCCACAGGTGAAGGCGATCTTTTGTATAGCTGGAGGCTACGGCTGCGCACGAATTGCTGAAAAAATTGATTATGCTCTATTAGAGGAAAATCCTAAAATTTTCTGGGGATTTTCGGATGTAACATATTTGCATTGTGCAATTAATGAGTACGCCAATTTAGTAACATTCCATGGACCTATGCTAATAACAGCTAGTAAGCTGGATGACTTATCAAAGAAAATGTTTTTCCAGCTATTTTCACCAATGGAAATTCAGTATACAGAGGCAATTTCCCCTTTAACAGTAATTGCAGAGGGTATTGCACGTGGAGAACTAATTGGTGGGAATCTGCAACGACTTGTTAACACATTAGGGACTAAATTTGAGGTATGCACGGATGGCAAAATTTTATTGCTGGAGGAGAGCGGAGAAACAATTCCTAAAATCGATGCAATGCTGCAGCAATTAAAACAAGCAAGGAAGCTAGAACAGCTAGCAGGTGTTGTAATTGGCTCCTTTACACAGACAGATGCAGATAAAGCAGCATTACATATAGTAATGCAAGAATACTTTGGAGATTTGACTATTCCAGTGATGGCAGGGTTTAAAATTGGACATGAAACAACAAATATCGCCATTCCATTAGGAGCAGATGCTATTTTAGACACGCAGGAGAAAGTATTGAAAATTTTACCTGGGGTTTATGGCTAA
- the nagB gene encoding glucosamine-6-phosphate deaminase, with amino-acid sequence MKWIEVNTYEEMSEVAANIFSKQIQAKPNSVLGLATGGSPVGMYKELVSQHQAGQLSFKDVQTFNLDEYVGLDHTSPASYWTFMHKNLFNLVDIQPQNIHLPNGKAKDLAAECAAYDASIEAAGGIDLQLLGIGVNGHIGFNEPGTPFDSMTNIVELTESTKTENAIYFDDPSEVPTHAITMGIQSIMKAKEIVLIAFGEKKLDAIEKLKSGVITEDFPASQLVTHPNVTVIYGGTK; translated from the coding sequence ATGAAATGGATAGAAGTTAATACATATGAGGAAATGAGTGAAGTTGCTGCAAATATTTTTTCTAAGCAAATTCAGGCGAAGCCAAACAGTGTTTTAGGGTTAGCAACGGGCGGTTCACCTGTAGGCATGTATAAAGAGCTAGTATCACAGCATCAAGCAGGACAATTATCCTTTAAGGATGTACAAACTTTTAATTTAGATGAGTATGTGGGGCTTGATCATACAAGTCCAGCGAGCTATTGGACATTTATGCATAAGAATTTATTTAATTTAGTAGATATTCAGCCTCAAAATATCCATTTACCGAATGGTAAGGCAAAGGATTTAGCTGCTGAATGTGCGGCTTATGATGCTAGTATTGAAGCAGCAGGAGGCATTGATTTACAGCTTCTTGGGATAGGCGTGAATGGTCATATTGGCTTTAATGAACCAGGCACTCCGTTTGATTCTATGACTAATATTGTTGAATTGACAGAATCCACAAAAACAGAAAATGCGATTTACTTTGATGATCCTTCTGAAGTGCCAACACATGCCATTACAATGGGTATTCAATCCATTATGAAGGCAAAGGAAATTGTTTTAATTGCCTTTGGTGAGAAAAAGCTAGATGCTATTGAAAAATTGAAAAGCGGCGTGATTACAGAAGATTTCCCAGCAAGCCAATTAGTAACGCATCCAAATGTTACGGTTATTTATGGGGGAACAAAATAA